Genomic window (Propionibacteriaceae bacterium ZF39):
GGCCGGGGGACACCCGGACAGTGGTCGCAAGGGCCTGTTCGTCTGCGAGATGATCACGTCCCGCGGATTGGTCGAGCGCGACCGCAAATCCCTGCAGATGCTGGCTTTCGACCCCGGCGAGACGCTGCATTCGGTCCAGCTCTATGGCGTTGACGCCGAGACAATGGCGCACGCGACCGAGATTCTCTGCAACGAATTCGGCGTCGGTCATGTCGACCTCAACTTCGGTTGCCCCGTCCCCAAGGTGACCCGAAAAGGCGGCGGTGGCGTACTTCCGTGGAAGCGGGACCGCCTGCGCGCAATCCTCACCGCGACAGTGCGAGCCGCTGACCGCTACGGCGTGCCCGTCACGATGAAAACCCGCAAAGGTATCGATTCCGACCACCTGACTTTCCTTGACGCCGGGCGAATTGCCGCCGATTCCGGGTGCGCTGCGATCGCGCTCCACGGTCGCACGGTCGCCCAGGCCTATTCAGGCGAAGCGGATTGGGATTCGATCGCCGAACTCGTCGCCGAAGTGGACATTCCTGTCCTCGGCAACGGCGATATCTGGGAAGCCGAAACGGCGCTCCGAATGGTCGACCACACCGGGATTGCGGGTGTCGTCATCGGCCGCGGTTGTCTCGGTCGGCCCTGGTTGTTCCGCGACCTCGCAGACGCATTCGCTGGAATCGAGCGACGGGCGCTGCCGGTTCTGGGTGAGGTCGCCGCAACGGTACGCAGGCATGGTGAACTCCTGGCAACCATCATGGGTGAGGAACGTGGCCTCACCGATCTGCGCAAGCACATGGCGTGGTATTTCAAGGGTTACCCGGTCGGCGGAGAGGTACGCCGAGGCCTCGGGATGGTGTCGAGCCTCGCCGATCTCGATGAACAACTGGAAAAACTCGACCCGAGCGCGCCATTCCCGGTCCGCGAGTTGGGCGTACCGCGGGGACGGCAGGGCACACCACGTGAGAAGGTCGTCATGCCCGAGGGATGGCTGGACGACTCGTCCGGGCTCGCGCTCGACCTGAGTGCCGCAGAATCGGACGTCTCCGGGGGCTGACACTGCCGCAGGAGTTGTTGACCAGGCTGTGCAGAGTGTCCGGTTATGGACGCAGAATTCCACCTATGACCAAGATCACGTAGGCTCTGCCGCGTTTCGTTCTGCTATCGGGAACGGTTGCACCGAAAGGTGCTGTGCCCTGAAAAGTTTGGGGCAGCTTCATGGACTGGCTGAGCGTGGAGCCGGGGGAGAGAGGTTTGGTCAGTGCCGGAAATTATCGTCGAACCGAATGGGATCAAGATCCCGGTCGCTGAGGGCGACACCATCATGGCTGCCCTCAACAAGAATGGATACACATTCCTCCTGGGCTGCAAGCGCGGCGGATGTGGCATCTGCAAGG
Coding sequences:
- the dusB gene encoding tRNA dihydrouridine synthase DusB, whose protein sequence is MTAPTVLAPLTLDAPSRSGAVATTTPVVLAPMAGVTNAAYRQLCREQAEAGGHPDSGRKGLFVCEMITSRGLVERDRKSLQMLAFDPGETLHSVQLYGVDAETMAHATEILCNEFGVGHVDLNFGCPVPKVTRKGGGGVLPWKRDRLRAILTATVRAADRYGVPVTMKTRKGIDSDHLTFLDAGRIAADSGCAAIALHGRTVAQAYSGEADWDSIAELVAEVDIPVLGNGDIWEAETALRMVDHTGIAGVVIGRGCLGRPWLFRDLADAFAGIERRALPVLGEVAATVRRHGELLATIMGEERGLTDLRKHMAWYFKGYPVGGEVRRGLGMVSSLADLDEQLEKLDPSAPFPVRELGVPRGRQGTPREKVVMPEGWLDDSSGLALDLSAAESDVSGG